The region ACCAGGTTGACCCAGAGAATCTGCACCGCCGTGATCGGCAGGGCGAGGCCCGCCAGGAGCGCGACGACGATGGTCATGGCTTCGCCCGCGCTCGTGGGCAGGGTCCAGCTGATGACCTTCTTGATGTTGTCGTAGACGGTCCGCCCTTCGCGTACGGCCGCCGCGATCGAGGCGAAATTGTCATCGGCCAGCACCAGTTGCGCGGCCTCCTTTGCAGCTTCACTGCCCCTGCGGCCCATGGCAATGCCGGCGTCGGCCCGCTTGAGCGCGGGTGCATCGTTGACGCCGTCGCCGGTCATCGCCACGGTCAGGCCATGGGATTGCAGCGCGGTGACGAGGCGCAGCTTGTCGGCAGGCGAGGTGCGCGCAAAGATGTCCGTCGCCACGACCGCCCCTGCAAGGGCGATGTCGTCCATCGCCGCGATGTCCGCGCCGGTCAGCACCTGCTCGTGGTTCTTCAGCCCGATCATCGCGGCGATGGCCCGGGCCGTTGCCGCGTGATCGCCGGTGATCATCTTCACGCGGATGCCGGCCGCATGACACTCTGCGACAGCTTCGACCGCCTCGGAGCGGGGCGGGTCGATCAGGCCGATCAGGCCGATCAGCGTCAGCCGGCGATCGAGATCGGCGGCGTTCAGGGTCGTATGGTCCTGCGGCATGGCGCGCACCGCAACCGCGAGCACCCGTTGGCCTACGGTGGCAAGCTCCTCGACCATGGCATGCCAATGGGCCTCGGCCAGGGGTTCCGTTCCGCCGCCATCGGCGCGCTGGTCGGCACACAGGGCCAGAACCGCTTCCGGCGCGCCCTTGACGTGAATGCAGGCATGACCCTCGCGATCGTGGTGCAGCACGACCATATAGCGATGCGCGGCATCAAAGGGAATTGCATCGCTCCGGCTCCAGTTGCCAAACGGCTCCGCCCCCCACCGGTGATCTTGCCCGCAAGTGCCATCAGGGCACCCTCCATCGGGTCGCCTTCCACGCGCCACTCGCCATGCGTGCCGTGAAGCACCGCATCGTTGCAAAGTCCCGCGGCCCGGGCGAACTCCATCAGGACGGCATGTTCATGGGGATATACGTCCGCCTCGCGCCAGCGCACCGCGCCTTCAGGTGCGTAGCCATTGCCACCCACCGAATAGACGTGTTCCGCGGACGCAAGCGTCGCCGCCATCATTTCGTTACGGGTCAGCGTGCCCGTTTTGTCGGTGCAGATAACCGAGACCGAACCCAGCGTTTCGATCGCCGGCAGGCGGCGGACGATGGCGTTTCGCCGCGCCATGGCCTGCACGCCGACGGCCAGGGTGATCGTCAGAACCGCCGGCAGGCCTTCCGGGATGGCAGCGACGGAGAGACCGACAACGGCCATGAAAAGATCGGCGAACGGCAGATGACCGACGAAATAGCCGTAAACCAGCAAACCAGCCGCGCTGAGGAGAATGAACAAGGTGAGCCAGCGGGCGAAGGTGTCCATCTGGCGGACGAGCGGCGTCGTCAGCGAAGTCACCTCGGACAGCATGCCGCTGATCCGGCCGATCTGGGTACCCTTCCCGGTGGCCACAACCACGCCCCGCCCCGTTCCTGCGGCAACCAGCGTGCCGCTGAAGAGCATCGACGTCCGGTCTCCGAGCACGGCCTCTTCAGCCACCGGCGCCGTGTCCTTTTCAACCGGCACGGACTCGCCCGTCAGGATCGCCTCTTCGGCCTTCAGGCTGCGGGCTTCGATCAGCCGCAGATCGGCGGAAACACGGTCGCCCGCCTCGATCAGCACGACGTCGCCCGGCACGAGACCTTCGGCGTCGACGCTTTGCCGCCGCCCGTCGCGCAGCACGGCCGAGCGCGGCGCGAGCATGCCGCGGATTGCCTCCATCGCCTGTTCGGCGCGGCCTTCCTGGACGAAACCGATCACCGCATTGGCAATCACAACCGCCAGGATGACCCCGGTATCCACCCAGTGCTGCAGCGCGGCCGTGACTATGGCCGAGCCGATCAGCACGTAGATCAGCACGTTGTGGAAATGCGCGAGAAACCGCAGAATCACGCTGCGCCTTGGCGGTTCGGGCAGCCGGTTCGGCCCGTGGCCACTCAGGCGGCGCGCGGCCTCCGCGGAGCTAAGCCCGGTTTCGGCTGCGTCCAGGGCGCGAAGCGCCTCGTCCGCCGACTGCGCGTGTACGCTCTTTGGAGGCACGTGCCTGTTCATCGATTTCCAATCCCGCCCGATCATACCTGCTACTTGTAGGTGCACGCGCCAGGATCAAGAGCCATTGGCACGGGCCCACTGAATACATTTCAGGTGATGCAACGCTATGAGAGAAGCGGCCGGGCGCGTATGACCTGGATCAACGGTTTCATTGCCGCACCATCCAGCGGCATCCGTGGCGCTGAACCGGTTCGCCGGTGCGCTCGCCATGAGAACGACAG is a window of Roseibium salinum DNA encoding:
- a CDS encoding HAD-IC family P-type ATPase — protein: MVVLHHDREGHACIHVKGAPEAVLALCADQRADGGGTEPLAEAHWHAMVEELATVGQRVLAVAVRAMPQDHTTLNAADLDRRLTLIGLIGLIDPPRSEAVEAVAECHAAGIRVKMITGDHAATARAIAAMIGLKNHEQVLTGADIAAMDDIALAGAVVATDIFARTSPADKLRLVTALQSHGLTVAMTGDGVNDAPALKRADAGIAMGRRGSEAAKEAAQLVLADDNFASIAAAVREGRTVYDNIKKVISWTLPTSAGEAMTIVVALLAGLALPITAVQILWVNLVTAVTLGLALAFEPSEPGSMRRPPRPRDEPLLTGGLVWHIAFVSALFLAAVFGVFTYATARGYEQALAQTMAMNMLVVLEIFHLFFIRNIYGTSLTWKAAKGTKVVWACVIAVTAAQFAITYVPLMQSVFGTHAVPFSDGVLLVAIGVAFFALVEIEKQMRLALGGGHHKTGPQ